A single region of the Gadus morhua chromosome 5, gadMor3.0, whole genome shotgun sequence genome encodes:
- the LOC115544366 gene encoding B2 bradykinin receptor, with protein MQTSTALIPTTSLPMNSTAAAYQANTNETLCDDYYIWEWMHSIQPPYILIISVLGILGNLFVLLVFCLHKTSRTVAEIYLSNLAAADLVLVSCLPFWAVNVAHGFDWPFASFMCPLVILGIKINANCSIYFMVLVSADRYVALVHPMSHGMMRRRKWAKLGCVLVWGLGLLLSAPTLMYRRSIYISEHDVTACSTDYPNFPAMLACDSLAIVFGCLLPGCVISYCTFKIVRALKKQGMERFNAENTERKATRLVLAVLLAFLICWVPFHLNTIVDVFLRAEVLHQPCPLVIFVEVSSQIFTFMAFLNSVINPMLYVIVGRNFRKKVWEVFEQLFKRRAAGTDSVRSHLSSTLKTLA; from the exons ATGCAGACCTCCACGGCCCTCATCCCAACAACAAG CTTGCCTATGAACTCCACGGCCGCTGCCTATCAAGCCAACACGAATGAAACCCTGTGCGACGACTACTACATCTGGGAATGGATGCACTCCATCCAGCCTCCCTACATCCTGATAATCAGCGTGCTGGGCATTCTTGGTAACCTGTTTGTCCTGCTAGTGTTCTGCCTCCACAAGACGTCTCGCACGGTCGCCGAGATCTACCTCAGCAACCTGGCGGCAGCCGACCTGGTCCTGGTGTCCTGCCTGCCCTTCTGGGCGGTCAACGTGGCTCATGGCTTCGATTGGCCCTTTGCGTCCTTCATGTGCCCCTTGGTGATCCTGGGCATCAAGATCAACGCCAACTGCAGCATCTACTTCATGGTTCTGGTGAGCGCGGACCGCTATGTGGCGCTGGTGCACCCCATGTCGCACGGGATGATGCGCAGGCGGAAGTGGGCCAAGCTGGGCTGTGTGCTGGTGTGGGGCCTGGGACTCTTGCTCAGCGCACCGACGCTCATGTACAGAAGGAGCATTTACATCAGTGAGCACGATGTAACCGCCTGCTCGACCGATTACCCCAACTTCCCCGCCATGTTGGCCTGCGACTCGTTGGCCATCGTGTTCGGCTGCCTCCTCCCGGGGTGTGTCATCTCCTATTGCACCTTTAAGATTGTGCGTGCTCTGAAGAAGCAGGGCATGGAGAGGTTCAACGCTGAGAACACGGAGAGGAAGGCCACGCGGTTGGTGCTCGCGGTTCTCCTGGCGTTCCTGATCTGCTGGGTGCCCTTCCACCTCAACACCATCGTGGACGTCTTCTTGAGGGCCGAGGTTCTGCATCAACCCTGCCCCCTGGTTATTTTCGTGGAGGTATCTTCACAGATATTCACCTTCATGGCTTTCTTGAACAGCGTGATCAATCCCATGCTCTATGTCATTGTGGGGAGGAACTTCCGGAAGAAGGTTTGGGAAGTGTTTGAACAGTTGTTCAAACGGAGAGCAGCGGGCACTGATTCAGTGCGCTCACATCTGTCCAGTACGCTCAAGACCCTTGCATAA
- the kcnk10b gene encoding potassium channel subfamily K member 10b produces the protein MAIQTTLAPPRKAQPGAAKSSLVQASVTAMQSPSAAAGDAKANGHCPLPRLSISSRSASVVASMDAGYEGAEAALHSVMKWKTVLGVFVVVLLYLVCGGLAFRALEQPFESHQKDSITHEKSDFLKKHSCVTPDELEALIQHSIDAVNAGVSPIGDTSYNSSYWDLGSAFFFAGTVITTIGYGNIAPSTEGGKIFCILYAIFGIPLFGFLLAGVGDQLGTIFVKSILRVEKIFRQKHKQITQMKIRVVSTILFILAGCIVFVTIPAVIFKHIEGWSTLESLYFVVITLTTIGIGDYVAGGDRRIQYKPWYKPLVWFWILVGLAYFAAVLSMIGDWLRVLSKKTKEEVGEIKAHAVEWKANVRAEFRETRRRLSVEIHDKLQRAATIRSMERRRLGLEQRAQSLDMLSPERRAVFTSLDGGRFKTSSQESIDTKLHNLRLKGAGEHHPCGPLEPPRPPQPVTTAADAATLSATTMATAVPSCSSSSSPSSSEENLFGLRFGSLTKLVKRPRHCEPKRVIPEDVRRMCEAMSEGGGEGRGGAMLGEEVERLEEEGEDRGEVEEEEEEEESGDVEEGGGERRMENSSMTNLSRYAMERCQLNAMLMQACATEEEL, from the exons A tggcGATCCAGACCACCTTGGCACCGCCCCGGAAGGCCCAGCCGGGGGCAGCGAAGTCCAGCCTGGTCCAGGCCAGCGTCACGGCCATGCAGAGCCCCTCGGCGGCCGCCGGCGACGCCAAGGCCAACGGCCACTGCCCCCTGCCGcgcctctccatctcctcgcGCTCGGCCAGCGTGGTGGCCAGCATGGACGCCGGCTACGAGGGGGCGGAGGCGGCGCTCCACTCGGTGATGAAGTGGAAGACGGTGCTGGGCGTGTTCGTGGTGGTCCTGCTCTACCTGGTGTGCGGGGGGCTGGCCTTCAGGGCCCTGGAGCAGCCGTTCGAGAGCCACCAGAAGGACAGCATCACCCACGAGAAGTCGGATTTCCTCAAAAAGCACTCCTGCGTGACCCCCGACGAGCTGGAGGCCCTCATCCAG CATTCTATAGACGCTGTGAATGCCGGAGTGAGTCCCATCGGAGACACATCCTACAATTCCAGTTACTGGGACCTTGGCAGTGCCTTCTTCTTTGCCGGGACCGTCATCACAACCATAG GCTATGGGAATATCGCACCGAGCACAGAAGGTGGGAAGATATTCTGTATCCTATACGCCATCTTCGGCATCCCACTGTTTGGGTTCCTGCTGGCCGGGGTCGGAGACCAGCTGGGCACTATCTTTGTGAAAAGTATCTTGAGAGTCGAGAAGATCTTCAGG CAAAAACACAAGCAGATCACCCAGATGAAGATCAGGGTGGTTTCcaccatcctcttcatcctggcCGGCTGCATCGTCTTCGTCACCATACCTGCTGTAATCTTCAAACACATTGAGGGCTGGAGCACCCTGGAGTCCCTCTACTTTGTTGTCATCACCCTCACCACCATCGGAATAGGAGACTATGTCGCAG GCGGAGACCGGAGGATCCAGTACAAGCCTTGGTACAAGCCTCTGGTGTGGTTCTGGATCCTGGTGGGCCTGGCTTATTTCGCCGCTGTTCTCAGCATGATCGGGGACTGGCTGCGAGTGCTGTCCAAAAAAACCAAGGAAGAG GTGGGGGAGATCAAGGCTCACGCCGTGGAGTGGAAGGCCAACGTGCGCGCCGAGTTCCGGGAGACGCGGCGGCGGCTGAGCGTGGAGATCCACGACAAGCTGCAGCGCGCCGCCACCATCCGCAGCATGGAGCGGCGGCGCCTGGGCCTGGAGCAGCGCGCCCAGTCCCTGGACATGCTGTCCCCCGAGCGCCGGGCCGTGTTCACCAGCCTGGACGGCGGCCGCTTCAAGACGTCCTCCCAGGAGAGCATCGACACCAAGCTCCACAACCTGCGGCTGAAGGGCGCCGGGGAGCACCACCCCTGCGGCCCCCTCGAGCCGCCGCGACCGCCGCAGCCCGTGACGACCGCCGCCGACGCCGCGACGCTCTCGGCGACGACGATGGCGACGGCGGTGCCCAGCTGTTCTTCGTCGTCCTCCCCTTCGTCGTCGGAGGAGAACCTGTTTGGCCTGCGCTTCGGCTCGCTCACCAAGCTGGTGAAGCGCCCACGCCACTGCGAGCCCAAGAGGGTCATCCCGGAGGACGTGCGGCGCATGTGCGAGGCCATgagcgagggagggggcgaggggagagggggagccatgctgggggaggaggtggagaggctggaggaggagggggaggacaggggggaggtggaggaggaagaggaggaggaggagtcgggtgacgtggaggaagggggaggggagaggaggatggagaacAGCAGCATGACGAACCTGTCGCGCTACGCCATGGAGCGCTGCCAGCTGAACGCCATGCTCATGCAGGCGTGCGCCACAGAGGAGGAGTTGTGA
- the LOC115544364 gene encoding B2 bradykinin receptor-like, giving the protein MCSVYGDGLHTLCTTTDNSIHVCLSPYTPLKNIIATLLGIKALMKAAPRAFISVDTMKTFYSPLHSINRITTSSPSLVCLHVAECSPPSELSLGQDTSLWIDMLSNQSLGPVAESLSREDPDAACNHTAAWDWVHTIQPGYMSIICALGMAGNAFVLLVFCHRRPRHRTAADIYLGNLAAADLLMVSCLPFWVATIIGRFQWRFGETMCQLVNVVISMNYYCSVLFLTLVSADRYLAVTRPLSSHRGAGPGRGRQVPWAHALCLGVWALGALLSLPALLFRTVRSFPELGVDACVMQYPHGGWRMRYNLTFNLVGFLIPVPVVSFCTYHICRVLRESRALRGRSCREQTTAAVAVERKAAYLVMVVLAIFVLCWLPYQIIVLLDSLDYYQVISGCTWAHVLDIGVQLATYLGYSNSALNPFLYVIVGKHFKQRAREVFRQTLCRRRWRKTAGNSNSSTLRYTDSTKV; this is encoded by the coding sequence ATGTGCTCTGTCTACGGCGACGGCTTGCACACACTTTGCACTACCACTGATAACAGCATTCACGTCTGCCTCTCTCCTTACACTCCATTAAAAAACATTATCGCCACTTTACTCGGAATCAAAGCCTTAATGAAGGCCGCGCCACGTGCATTCATCTCTGTTGACACAATGAAAACCTTTTATTCTCCGCTGCATAGTATTAACCGCATAACCACGTCATCACCCTCCCTCGTCTGTCTGCACGTCGCTGAGTGTTCCCCCCCCTCGGAGCTCTCCCTTGGCCAGGACACCTCTCTCTGGATAGACATGCTCTCCAACCAGTCCCTTGGGCCCGTCGCCGAAAGCCTCTCCCGGGAGGATCCCGACGCTGCATGCAACCACACCGCAGCCTGGGACTGGGTGCACACCATACAGCCGGGCTACATGTCCATCATCTGCGCGTTGGGCATGGCGGGCAACGCCTTCGTCCTCTTGGTGTTCTGCCACCGGCGGCCGCGCCACCGCACCGCGGCCGACATCTACCTGGGCAACCTGGCGGCGGCCGACCTCCTCATGGTCTCCTGCCTGCCCTTCTGGGTGGCGACGATCATCGGCCGCTTCCAGTGGCGGTTCGGCGAGACCATGTGTCAGCTGGTCAACGTGGTCATCAGCATGAACTACTACTGCAGCGTGCTGTTCCTGACGCTGGTGAGCGCCGACCGCTACCTGGCCGTCACCAGGCCGCTGTCGTCCCACAGGGGGGCGGGCCCTGGCAGGGGGAGGCAGGTGCCCTGGGCCCACGCGCTCTGCCTGGGGGTGTGGGCGCTGGGCGCGCTGCTCAGCCTGCCCGCGCTGCTGTTCCGCACCGTGCGCTCCTTCCCCGAGCTGGGGGTGGACGCCTGCGTCATGCAATACCCCCACGGGGGCTGGAGGATGCGCTACAACCTGACCTTCAACCTGGTGGGCTTCCTCATCCCGGTGCCGGTCGTGTCCTTCTGCACCTACCACATCTGCAGGGTCCTGCGGGAGAGCCGCGCGCTGCGGGGCCGTAGCTGCAGGGAGCAGAcgacggcggcggtggcggtggagaGGAAGGCCGCCTacttggtgatggtggtgctcGCCATCTTTGTCCTGTGCTGGCTGCCCTACCAGATCATCGTGCTGCTGGACAGCCTGGATTACTACCAGGTGATTTCGGGATGCACGTGGGCACATGTGCTCGACATCGGCGTTCAGTTGGCCACCTACCTGGGCTACAGCAACAGCGCGTTGAATCCCTTCCTGTACGTTATCGTGGGGAAGCATTTCAAGCAGCGGGCCAGAGAGGTCTTTAGGCAGACGCtgtgcaggaggaggtggaggaagacggCGGGTAACAGTAACTCGAGTACTTTAAGATACACAGATAGTACCAAGGTGTGA
- the bdkrb1 gene encoding B1 bradykinin receptor, with translation MDPIDVSMTMVWSENSNSSVPPNTTDVVDQGWILVQNIIPPYIFTLCALGLLGNSFVLLVYLFQKDRLNVPEIFLGNLALADFALLTCLPFSAMNIRNNFNWPYGEALCKIVNSSVIVNFYTSIYIIATISIDRYLALARTMQTRWLRRTLYAKVMCAAMWILGILMSTPSLVYRTVTYVEELGTISCILGYGPAWQLSHQIMMNVLGFVSPVLIIVLSSSAVIRALYRRRKGACAYEGSDRKATTLVYAVTILFLLCWGPFHLFTFLDTLCELELLDETKWGHALDIGHQVSVYLAFLNSVLNPALYVFSGQYFRKKLRAIFRKAKPENRRGSDMSLYQRSVISTYINRTEQTKL, from the coding sequence ATGGACCCAATTGACGTTTCCATGACAATGGTATGGTCTGAAAATAGCAACTCATCCGTACCGCCAAACACGACTGATGTGGTCGATCAAGGATGGATCCTCGTTCAAAACATTATCCCCCCTTACATTTTTACCCTTTGTGCGTTAGGACTTCTTGGCAACAGCTTCGTCCTGTTGGTGTATCTCTTCCAGAAAGACAGATTAAATGTTCCAGAGATCTTCTTGGGAAATCTGGCATTGGCAGACTTCGCCCTCCTCACATGCCTTCCATTCTCGGCGATGAACATCCGCAACAACTTCAACTGGCCGTATGGAGAAGCCTTATGCAAGATAGTAAACTCATCTGTAATCGTCAATTTCTACACAAGCATATATATCATTGCAACGATAAGCATCGACAGATACCTAGCTCTGGCTCGGACAATGCAGACAAGGTGGCTGAGACGCACTCTGTATGCCAAAGTGATGTGTGCTGCTATGTGGATCTTGGGGATTTTAATGAGCACGCCCAGCCTCGTTTACAGAACAGTCACTTACGTCGAAGAACTCGGAACTATATCATGTATACTAGGCTACGGTCCCGCCTGGCAATTATCCCACCAGATTATGATGAATGTGCTTGGCTTTGTTTCCCCAGTTCTGATAATTGTACTCAGCAGCAGTGCGGTAATCAGGGCTTTATACCGAAGGAGGAAGGGTGCTTGTGCTTATGAAGGGAGCGACAGGAAGGCTACGACCCTTGTTTATGCGGTCACGATCCTGTTCCTTTTGTGCTGGGGTCCTTTTCACCTCTTCACCTTTCTTGACACACTGTGTGAACTAGAACTTTTGGATGAAACAAAGTGGGGCCACGCTTTAGATATCGGACACCAGGTTTCAGTTTACTTGGCGTTTCTTAACAGCGTCCTAAACCCGGCGCTGTATGTATTTTCCGGGCAGTATTTCAGAAAAAAGTTAAGAGCCATCTTCAGGAAGGCTAAGCCCGAAAATAGGCGGGGATCTGATATGAGCTTATATCAGCGCTCTGTCATATCAACATATATCAACAGAACTGAACAAACAAAATTGTGA